In Chloroflexota bacterium, a genomic segment contains:
- a CDS encoding 6-phosphofructokinase: MTTKRIAVSTGGGDCAGLNAVIRAVVLTAMNQYHWEVLGIEDGYEGLFTGHVRRLDYKDVRGIQRIGGTILGTSNRGNPFRYPVQIGDRVEIFDRSDDLVRKLNGLGIDALVAIGGDGSLKIALELMKKGVKLVGVPKTIDNDVCGTDVTFGFDTALSVATDAIDRLQTTAESHHRVMVVEVMGRNAGWIALEAGLAGSADAILIPEIPFHYEPLFEMVEARARYGRHSSIIVVAEGATPVGGERVYQDTSRQRLGGMGQEVANAIFAATKKETRVTVLGHLQRGGSPTAFDRLLATRFGAAAAHLIAQGQFGQMAALQGWRVVSWPIEQAVEQLKLVPPDSELLRTARDTGVTFGDESKFNEKTLSIGTTQAYLTNEV, translated from the coding sequence ATGACTACTAAACGCATTGCGGTCAGCACGGGCGGCGGCGACTGCGCGGGGCTGAATGCCGTCATCCGCGCCGTCGTGCTGACGGCCATGAACCAGTATCACTGGGAAGTGCTGGGCATTGAAGACGGCTACGAGGGTTTGTTTACCGGCCACGTGCGCCGGCTCGACTACAAGGACGTGCGCGGCATCCAGCGCATCGGCGGCACGATCCTCGGCACGTCCAACCGGGGCAACCCGTTTCGCTACCCGGTGCAGATCGGCGACCGGGTGGAGATCTTCGACCGTTCCGACGATCTGGTGCGCAAGCTGAACGGACTTGGCATCGATGCGCTGGTCGCGATCGGCGGCGACGGCTCGCTGAAGATCGCGCTCGAGCTGATGAAGAAAGGCGTCAAGCTGGTCGGCGTGCCGAAGACGATCGACAACGACGTGTGCGGCACCGACGTGACCTTCGGGTTCGACACGGCGCTGTCGGTCGCGACCGACGCCATCGACCGCCTGCAGACCACGGCCGAAAGCCACCACCGCGTCATGGTCGTCGAGGTGATGGGCCGCAATGCCGGCTGGATCGCGCTGGAGGCCGGGCTGGCCGGCTCCGCCGACGCCATCCTGATCCCGGAGATTCCGTTCCACTACGAACCGCTGTTCGAGATGGTCGAGGCGCGCGCGCGGTACGGGCGGCACTCCAGCATCATCGTGGTCGCCGAGGGCGCAACGCCGGTCGGCGGCGAGCGGGTCTATCAGGACACATCGCGCCAGCGGCTCGGCGGCATGGGGCAGGAGGTGGCCAATGCCATCTTCGCGGCGACGAAGAAGGAGACGCGCGTGACGGTGCTGGGGCACCTGCAGCGCGGCGGCAGCCCGACCGCATTCGACCGGCTGCTGGCGACGCGTTTCGGCGCGGCCGCCGCGCACCTGATCGCGCAGGGCCAGTTCGGGCAGATGGCCGCGCTGCAGGGCTGGCGCGTGGTCTCGTGGCCGATCGAGCAGGCCGTCGAGCAGTTGAAGCTGGTGCCGCCGGACAGCGAGTTGCTGCGCACGGCGCGCGATACCGGCGTCACCTTCGGCGACGAGTCCAAGTTCAACGAGAAAACCCTCAGCATCGGCACGACGCAGGCATATCTGACGAACGAAGTCTAG
- a CDS encoding enoyl-CoA hydratase/isomerase family protein — protein MTDLITRAAVIGAGTMGAAIAAHLANAGFPVVLLDAVPATLTPDEEKRGLTLKHPAVRNRLVRAGLERCVKASPANFALPEFAERIVTGNTEDDMGKLSDADWIIEAIFENLDAKQALMARVEAVKKPGAIVSSNTSGIPIGKIAEGRSAEFKQRFLGTHFFNPPRYLKLLEVIPTPDTAPEVLATIKAFGAQVLGKGVVICKDTPNFIGNRIGSLSGAFTSNYIAKHGYGVEEVDAITGPLIGNPKTATFRLLDLVGLDVAAAVGGNLYDLIPNDESREIMRDTSSRELRAEMVKRGWLGNKSRQGFYKEVKSADGKREYWALDTATMEYKAPQKIRFESVGKAMGIEPLGARLKVLLSSDDRAGKFLWDTMSFSMAYAARRVPEIADEFYQIDNAMKWGYQRQMGPFEIWDALGVAETAARMEAQDIAVAPWVKEMLAAGYPSFYRYANGLPTGYYDLRTKKYQPLPADPGIVTLGALKAQGKELKANESASLIDMGDGVLCLEFHTKTMNAIDQNIMEMMGAALDELGKPQYAGMVIGSEGEAFSAGANVGGMAMGAQDGNMAEQVGKAVKTLQDLLMRVRYSPKPVVAATAGMSLGGGAEVAMACARIVAHLETYMGLVETGLGLVPGGGGVKEMLRRTMAPMKFANGVNPQPFVGKLFQTIAQAKVSASAFEARANGFLTDSDRIVFGRDRLLGEAKREVLKLVGDGYRPPLKDKNVYVTGRDGLATLKVAIFGMRGGNYATEYDTVVAKHLANIICGGDLSSGQWVPEQYILDLEREAFVALVQQPKTMERIWAFLQTGRPVRN, from the coding sequence ATGACAGACCTCATCACCCGCGCCGCAGTGATCGGTGCCGGCACCATGGGCGCGGCCATCGCCGCGCATCTCGCCAACGCCGGCTTCCCGGTCGTCCTGCTCGACGCCGTGCCCGCCACGCTGACGCCTGACGAAGAGAAGCGCGGGCTGACGCTCAAGCACCCGGCGGTGCGCAACCGGCTGGTGCGCGCCGGACTGGAGCGCTGCGTCAAGGCCAGCCCGGCGAACTTCGCGCTGCCCGAATTTGCGGAGCGCATCGTCACGGGCAACACCGAAGACGACATGGGCAAGCTGTCCGATGCCGACTGGATCATCGAGGCGATCTTCGAGAACCTCGACGCCAAGCAGGCGCTGATGGCCAGGGTCGAGGCGGTGAAGAAGCCGGGCGCCATCGTCAGCAGCAACACCTCGGGCATCCCGATCGGCAAGATCGCCGAGGGCCGCAGCGCCGAGTTCAAACAGCGCTTCCTCGGCACGCACTTCTTCAACCCGCCGCGCTACCTGAAGCTGTTGGAGGTCATCCCCACCCCCGACACCGCGCCCGAGGTGCTGGCGACGATCAAGGCGTTCGGCGCGCAGGTGCTGGGCAAGGGCGTCGTGATCTGCAAGGACACGCCGAACTTCATCGGTAACCGGATCGGCTCGCTGAGCGGCGCGTTCACCTCGAACTACATCGCGAAGCACGGCTACGGCGTCGAGGAAGTGGACGCCATCACCGGCCCGCTGATCGGCAACCCCAAGACGGCCACCTTCCGCCTGCTCGACCTCGTCGGCCTCGACGTGGCGGCGGCAGTCGGCGGCAACCTGTACGACCTGATCCCCAACGACGAGTCGCGCGAGATCATGCGCGACACCAGCTCGCGCGAGCTGCGCGCCGAGATGGTCAAGCGCGGCTGGCTCGGCAACAAGTCCAGGCAGGGCTTCTACAAGGAAGTCAAGTCGGCGGACGGCAAGCGCGAGTACTGGGCGCTCGACACGGCGACGATGGAGTACAAAGCGCCGCAGAAGATCCGCTTCGAGTCGGTCGGCAAGGCCATGGGCATCGAGCCGCTCGGCGCGCGACTGAAGGTGCTGCTCTCCAGCGACGACCGCGCCGGCAAGTTCCTGTGGGACACGATGTCGTTCAGCATGGCGTACGCCGCGCGGCGCGTGCCGGAGATCGCCGATGAGTTCTACCAGATCGACAACGCGATGAAGTGGGGCTACCAGCGGCAGATGGGCCCGTTCGAAATCTGGGACGCGCTCGGCGTCGCTGAGACCGCGGCGCGCATGGAGGCGCAGGACATCGCCGTCGCGCCGTGGGTCAAGGAGATGCTCGCCGCCGGCTACCCGTCGTTCTATCGCTATGCGAACGGCCTGCCGACTGGCTACTACGATCTGCGCACCAAGAAATATCAGCCGCTGCCTGCCGACCCCGGCATCGTCACGCTCGGCGCGTTGAAGGCGCAGGGCAAGGAACTGAAGGCGAACGAGAGCGCCAGCCTGATCGACATGGGCGACGGCGTGCTCTGCCTGGAGTTCCACACGAAGACAATGAACGCCATCGACCAGAACATCATGGAGATGATGGGCGCGGCGCTCGACGAACTGGGCAAGCCGCAGTACGCTGGCATGGTGATCGGCAGCGAGGGTGAAGCGTTCAGCGCGGGCGCCAACGTGGGCGGTATGGCGATGGGCGCGCAGGATGGCAACATGGCCGAGCAGGTTGGCAAGGCGGTCAAGACGCTGCAGGACCTGCTGATGCGCGTGCGCTACAGCCCGAAGCCGGTCGTCGCGGCCACGGCGGGCATGTCGCTCGGCGGCGGCGCGGAAGTCGCCATGGCATGCGCGCGGATCGTGGCGCACCTCGAAACGTACATGGGCCTCGTCGAAACCGGGCTCGGCCTGGTGCCGGGCGGCGGCGGCGTCAAGGAGATGCTGCGCCGCACCATGGCGCCGATGAAGTTTGCCAACGGCGTCAACCCGCAGCCGTTCGTCGGCAAACTGTTCCAGACGATCGCACAGGCCAAGGTCTCGGCCAGCGCCTTCGAGGCGCGCGCCAACGGCTTCCTCACCGACAGTGACCGGATCGTGTTCGGCCGCGACCGCCTGCTCGGCGAGGCGAAGCGCGAAGTGCTCAAGCTCGTCGGCGACGGCTACCGCCCGCCGCTCAAGGACAAGAACGTCTACGTCACCGGGCGCGACGGGCTGGCCACGCTGAAAGTGGCGATCTTCGGCATGCGCGGCGGCAACTACGCGACCGAGTACGATACCGTCGTCGCCAAGCACCTCGCCAACATCATCTGCGGCGGCGATCTGTCGAGCGGGCAGTGGGTGCCGGAGCAGTACATCCTCGACCTGGAACGCGAAGCGTTCGTCGCGCTCGTGCAGCAACCGAAGACCATGGAGCGCATCTGGGCTTTCCTGCAGACGGGGCGGCCGGTGCGCAACTAA